A region of the Phaseolus vulgaris cultivar G19833 chromosome 11, P. vulgaris v2.0, whole genome shotgun sequence genome:
TGCTTGATTTCAAATCTGTTGCTGCAAACCCTAAGCTTCGCCGATTCTTTTCCAGTGAAGCCCCAAAGAAAAAGAGTGAGTTTTATTGGGCATGACGTGTGTTTAACATAAGATTGAAGCTGTTTCAATTAGTTTTAAGAATTGAACTCagttctttattttgtttggCAGATTATGAAAAGTTTTATCCCAAAGAAAAGAAGGAAGTTCCGAaggaaaatgacaaaaaattcGATTCTAAAGGTAAACATGGAATCTCTTGTATACACCCTGTTATCTTCTCAATTAGGAAGATAACTGTGATAACTGGTGTAATGAGTAAAGTGGAGGGTGTATTTCTTGTAATTTATATGTTGAACTAGTTTTGTGCATGAGAGTTGATTAAGtagtttttgtgtgttttgggTTGTAAATTCTCGAGGGAGGTTGTTTTTAGCTTTTCCTTGCTATAGGTTTATGTGTGGTTATCTGTCTTTTTGGAACTTGACGAGTTGATTTGTTTATCTATTGCCAGTGTAGATTTTTTAGTGTTGGTCTTTAATGCatgtacttttttttatgatggAAAGATGGAGAATCAAGTAGGATTCAATTTTATTGTCCATAACCAAGGTTCTGTTTTCTGTCAACTTCAAACTTTAGTTACAACTTTACTGTGTATGGGCCATTTTGCGTTTTGAAACTTGAGTTCCAATCCCAAAATATGCTCTCTATCTCTCAGTGGCTGCATTGATTTACTTGGGGATCTGTATGTTTTTGACCACGAATTAATCATGTAACTGTATTCCAGTTTATCGAAAGGGTACCACTAACAACTTTTAATGCCTGGACTCTCTATTTCACTTCAGACAACTCAAATGCAAACACAGATGATCATGGAAGTTTTCAGGAAGCTTTCATGAAGCAAGTTCAGAATATAATTACCCCATTATTGGTGATGGGGCTATTTCTTACAACCTTTTCTAGTAGTCCTCGTGAACAGCAGGAGGTAATCACAACTTCTTTGTATTAGCACGACCAGTTGTTGTTTTGATTTGCTTGTGAGGGTAAAGTTGGGTCAAGAACTCAATACATGAATATTATCTGCATTCTATATGATGAAGATGAATGCAATGGTTTCAAATGCATGAGAAGTGAACTTTGTACCATTTGACTCCATAATTATCTTGATTTTATTGGTAAAGGGGGAAAATGGAAATATAGGAGAGATTGAGATATAGTATTTGAGTTCTGTATTGTGTATTATAATTCTGCGTTTGCTGAGACCGTCATCTGGTTCTTTCTTAGGCATCACTCTACAATTTCTTCTCTTCTTGAATGCCCCCCTCTTTTTTTAAGTActttaatattaattgattaaattcaATTCATGgtagtaattataatttttcttcttccaaaGTTACCTTTCATGAATGCAAATGTGTGTTTATATCTGTGAGATGAGCTTTTTGCTGCTGCAGTTGACTGCTTAGGCTGTAGCTCTCTAAAAGAACTCAATTAGGATAGGCTTTCATATCCCATTGCATTCTAGCATCTAGTTCCAAGTCTTTAACTAGATTGGTATTTTAACAATGCTGATATTTTTCTAGATGTCACTAGCTCAGAGGGTGTCTTTGGTTTGGATTATTATTAGGATGTGAATCCAACCATGTGCCTATTGGCTGTGGTTTCTTTAATTTCATTGTTATCATCCTTCTGACATTGACCAAAATTTGATTCTTTGCAGATTAGCTTTCAGGAATTTAAAAATAAGCTTTTGGAACCGGGATTAGTAGACCATATTGTTGTCTCAAACAAATCGGTTGCCAAAGTATATGTAAGTAACTCTCCTCACAACAAAACAGATAGTGAAGTAGTCCAAGGGACCCTGCCTGCAAAGGAATATGGAGGCgagtataaatattattttaatattggaAGTGTTGAGTCTTTTGAGGAGAAGCTACAGGAAGCGCAAGAAGCTCTTGGCATTGACTCTCATAATTTTGTGCCTGTAACATATTCTGCTGAGATGGTTTGGTACCAGGAACTGATGAGATTTGCTCCAACACTGTTATTGTTGGGATCTCTCTTGTATATGGGAAGGAGAATGCAAGGTGGACTTGGTGTTggtggaggtggtggtggtAAGGGTGCTCGTGGAATATTCAACATAGGAAAAGCCCATGTTACAAAAGTAGacaaaaatactaaaaataaggTTGGGAGATTTCTGTTTCTTCTGTCAATGATAGGACTGatgtttttgtatttgttttaatAGCATGTCCAGTGCTGGTAAGTGACTTGGCAATAAGTTCATTTAAGAAACAATATTTAtccttttttgttttatttttgtttagatCTATTTTAAAGATGTTGCTGGCTGTGATGAGGCAAAACTTGAAATTATGGAGTTCGTCCACTTCCTCAAGAACCCAAAGAAATATGAAGATCTTGGTGCAAAAATTCCAAAAGGTGCTCTGTTGGTGGGTCCTCCAGGTACAGGAAAAACACTTTTAGCAAAAGCAACTGCAGGGGAGTCTGGGGTGCCATTTCTTTCTATATCTGGTTCTGATTTCATGGAAATGTTTGTTGGTGTTGGACCATCAAGGGTGAGAAATTTGTTTCTCGAAGCAAGGCAGTGTGCTCCTAGTATAATATTTATTGATGAGATTGATGCAATTGGCCGAGCAAGGGGCCGTGGTGGTTTTTCTGGTGCAAATGATGAGCGTGAAAGTACATTGAATCAATTGTTGGTGGAGATGGATGGTTTTGGAACCACTTCTGGAGTTGTTGTGTTGGCAGGAACGAATAGGCCTGATATCTTAGATAAAGCTCTTCTTAGGCCTGGGCGATTTGACCGCCAAATAGCAATTGACAAACCTGATATTAAAGGTCGTGATCAGATATTTCAGATCTACTTGAAGAAGATCAAACTTGATCAGGAACCTTCATATTATTCTCAAAGGCTTGCAGCCCTTACTCCCGGATTTGCTGGAGCAGACATTGCAAATGTCTGCAATGAAGCGGCTCTGATTGCTGCAAGACGTGAGGTGACACAAGTCACAATGGACCATTTTGAGTCAGCCATCGATAGGATCATTGGTGGTTTGGAAAAGAAGAACAAGGTATGTCTTTATAagtttttatatactttttagGTAGGCTTGTGAGTGGAAGGGTGGAGCTGGATGTTTTAGTTTATAGAATTAAAAGTCTTGCATATTGTAGGAAGCAGAATGttataactttaatttaatacaTTAATGATCCCTATGTTATCAATAGTGGTCAGCAGGGCTGCTATTGCAACAGAGCCAGGCGGAGTGCAGTGGTGATGCACAACAAATTTGTTTTGTTGCGAAATGGAGTAGTCAGTCCTTAGGGTTTCATGATATTATCATTTCTCATCTGTTGGGCCTTGGTCCTCAATTTGAGTGTAACATGTATTAATAAGAATTATGAATTAAGcataaaatatgtattaaaaactaaattaaacagactatataatataataagctaaacaataaaattttaactaatataGTAATAATACTAAATATGTACACAGTATATAATAAATACAGAATAATATAGATATTACAGAAAACATAATATGTATATTGCTATATAATACAAACTGTATACCtgtaaaaatctaaaataatatatatatatatatatattaaaaaattcataaaattttagaatattGGTCATCCCACTATCTCACTTTTAGGGTTGGCCGCTTTGCAGTCCGGGAAGGACAGCTATGAATGACCAAATATTGTTAAATTTCAACTAGAGTGTAAATATTTGTCTTTCCTTTTAAGTTA
Encoded here:
- the LOC137812094 gene encoding ATP-dependent zinc metalloprotease FTSH 10, mitochondrial-like — its product is MNFSKIARSLSRSSRNLLHGNGRLGTLTGIPRTNGCSDGAESVLGFVRSYVSSARASNHSIFSNLLDFKSVAANPKLRRFFSSEAPKKKNYEKFYPKEKKEVPKENDKKFDSKDNSNANTDDHGSFQEAFMKQVQNIITPLLVMGLFLTTFSSSPREQQEISFQEFKNKLLEPGLVDHIVVSNKSVAKVYVSNSPHNKTDSEVVQGTLPAKEYGGEYKYYFNIGSVESFEEKLQEAQEALGIDSHNFVPVTYSAEMVWYQELMRFAPTLLLLGSLLYMGRRMQGGLGVGGGGGGKGARGIFNIGKAHVTKVDKNTKNKIYFKDVAGCDEAKLEIMEFVHFLKNPKKYEDLGAKIPKGALLVGPPGTGKTLLAKATAGESGVPFLSISGSDFMEMFVGVGPSRVRNLFLEARQCAPSIIFIDEIDAIGRARGRGGFSGANDERESTLNQLLVEMDGFGTTSGVVVLAGTNRPDILDKALLRPGRFDRQIAIDKPDIKGRDQIFQIYLKKIKLDQEPSYYSQRLAALTPGFAGADIANVCNEAALIAARREVTQVTMDHFESAIDRIIGGLEKKNKVISKVERRTVAYHESGHAVAGWFLEHAEPLLKVTIVPRGSAALGFAQYVPSENLLMTKEQLFDMTCMTLGGRAAEQVLVGKISTGAQNDLEKVTKMTYAQVAVYGFSEKVGLLSFPPREDSFEMSKPYSSKTAAIIDSEVREWVNKAYERTVQLIEEHKEQVAQIAELLLEKEVLHQEDLHRILGERPFKSIEPTNYDRFKEGFKEEEEEKVAESIIVDVPEQGGGSSPLEPQVVPR